One Dioscorea cayenensis subsp. rotundata cultivar TDr96_F1 unplaced genomic scaffold, TDr96_F1_v2_PseudoChromosome.rev07_lg8_w22 25.fasta BLBR01001264.1, whole genome shotgun sequence genomic region harbors:
- the LOC120256009 gene encoding tRNA ligase 1 isoform X2, producing the protein MYAGQEGGAYAKNSFGNVYTAVGVFVLGRMFHEAWGTEAIRKQAEFNEFLEKNHMCISMELVTAVLGDHGQRPIDDYVVVTAVTEVGSGKPKFFSTPELIAFCRKWRLPTNHVWLFSTRKSATSFFAAYDALCEEGTATPVCKALDEVADISVPGSKDHIKVQGEILEGLVARIVSRDSSNHMEEVLREFPPPLMDGIVHDLGPSLREICAVNRSDEKQQIQALLQHAGTSLCPSFCDWFGNGAVGIHFRNADRSVLSKFLQAHPADFSTTKLQEMIRLMRQRHFGVAFKCYCNFNKIDSLSSDDLHFKMVIHVHNDSVFRRYQQEMRRNRGLWPLYRGFFVDIDMFKLNKEKAAELVKDGNMLLKNINGSDVSSSVSDGLADEDANLMVKLKFLTYKLRTFLIRNGLSILFKDGPSAYKTYYLRQMKNWGTSTIKQKELSKMLDEWAVYIRRKCGNRPLSSSTYLSEAEPFLEQYAKRSPQNQALIGSAGSLVSTENFLAIIDGGRDEEGDLHLDEEVTPLQPSPSTIDTVPKDEGLIVFFPGIPGCAKSALCKEILNTPGVLGDDRPIQSLMGDLIKGRYWQKVIDERKKKPSVITLADKNAPNEEVWKLIEDMCRSTKASAIPVVPDSEGTDSNPFSLDALAVFIFRVLQRANHPGNLDKASPNAGYVLLMFYHLYEGKNRKEFETELFERFGALVKMPLLKPDRNSLPEPMKAILEEGISLFRLHTNRYGRYKTEPSKGSYAKEWAQWEKRLREVLFGNADYLNSIQIPFDIAVKQVIEQLKDVVKGEHKTPETEKRKFGNIVFAAVTMPVKEINCLLNEIAEKEPKVKDFLGDKDLENNLRKAHVTLAHKRSHGVTAVASYGIFEKQNIPVDVTALLFSDKSAALEVQLGSVNGENISSKNEWPHVTLWTAAGVPPKEANALPQLLIEGKASRVEIEPPFTIAGVMDFY; encoded by the exons ATGTATGCAGGTCAAGAAGGTGGAGCATACGCTAAGAACAGCTTTGGAAATGT ATACACTGCTGTCGGTGTTTTTGTTCTAGGGAGGATGTTTCATGAGGCTTGGGGCACTGAAGCTATAAGAAAGCAAGCAGAGTTCAACGAATTCCTTGAG AAAAACCACATGTGCATATCAATGGAATTGGTCACTGCTGTTCTAGGAGACCATGGTCAGCGGCCTATTGATGACTATG TTGTGGTGACTGCTGTAACAGAAGTAGGTAGTGGCAAACCAAAGTTCTTCTCTACTCCAGAGTTGATTGCATTCTGTAGAAAATGGCGGTTGCCAACAAATCATGTCTGGCTGTTTTCTACACG GAAATCAGCCACTTCTTTTTTTGCTGCTTATGATGCATTATGTGAAGAAGGGACTGCAACACCTGTTTGTAAAGCTCTTGATGAAGTTGCTGATATATCTGTTCCAG GATCAAAAGACCACATAAAGGTGCAAGGTGAAATATTAGAGGGTCTAGTCGCTCGTATTGTTAGCCGTGATAGCTCCAACCATATGGAGGAAGTTCTGAGAGAGTTTCCTCCTCCTCTGATGGATGGAA TTGTTCATGATCTGGGACCTAGTCTGCGTGAAATATGTGCTGTTAATAGGTCAGATGAGAAACAG CAAATCCAAGCGCTTCTTCAGCATGCTGGGACTTCGCTGTGTCCAAGCTTCTGCGACTGGTTTGGAAATGGGGCAGTTGGGATCCATTTCAGAAATGCTGACCGGTCGGTTCTTTCTAAGTTTTTACAAGCTCATCCTGCGGATTTCTCTACCACCAAACTGCAA GAAATGATTCGTTTGATGAGACAAAGGCATTTTGGAGTTGCCTTTAAGTGTTACTGCAACTTCAACAAAATTGATTCTTTGTCAAGTGATGATCTTCATTTTAAGATGGTTATCCATGTTCATAATGATTCTGTTTTTCGACGCTATCAGCAAGAGATGAG GCGGAACAGAGGATTATGGCCATTGTACAGGG GATTCTTTGTCGATATTGATATgttcaaattaaacaaagagaaagctGCTGAACTCGTAAAGGATGGTAACATGCTGCTAAAGAACATCAATGGTTCTGATGTTAGTTCATCAGTTTCTGATGGTCTAGCTGATGAGGATGCAAATCTGATGGTCAAGCTGAAGTTTTTAACATACAAG TTGCGGACATTTTTGATTCGCAATGGTTTGTCTATACTTTTTAAGGATGGCCCATCAGCTTATAAAACTTACTACTTGAG gCAAATGAAGAATTGGGGTACATCAACTATCAAGCAGAAGGAGCTGAGCAAAATGCTGGATGAGTG GGCTGTTTATATCCGAAGAAAATGTGGAAACAGACCCTTGTCATCATCCACATACCTTAGTGAAGCGGAGCCTTTCCTTGAGCAGTATGCTAAACGCAGTCCACAAAATCAAGCATTGATAGGATCTGCTGGTAGCTTGGTGAGCACTGAAAATTTCTTGGCTATAATTGATGGAGGCAGGGATGAAGAGGGTGATCTCCATCTTGATGAAGAGGTTACACCCTTACAACCATCACCATCAACTATTGACACTGTTCCAAAAGATGAGGGActcattgttttttttccag GCATCCCTGGTTGTGCAAAGTCTGCTTTGTGCAAAGAAATTCTAAATACTCCAGGTGTCCTTGGAGATGACCGCCCAATTCAAAGTCTTATGGGTGATTTGATAAAAG GACGATATTGGCAAAAGGTTATTGATGAACGTAAGAAAAAACCTTCTGTCATTACTCTTGCTGACAAAAATGCGCCAAATGAGGAAGTTTGGAAACTG ATTGAAGACATGTGCAGAAGTACAAAAGCCTCTGCGATTCCTGTTGTTCCTGATTCAGAag GAACTGATTCGAATCCATTTTCTTTGGATGCTCTGGCTGTTTTTATCTTTCGTGTTCTTCAGCGGGCCAATCATCCG GGAAATTTGGATAAGGCATCACCAAATGCTGGATATGTGCTGTTAATGTTTTATCACCTTTATGAGGGCAAG AACCGAAAAGAATTTGAGACTGAACTATTTGAGCGTTTTGGTGCACTGGTCAAGATGCCCTTACTGAAACCAGACAG GAATTCTCTTCCTGAGCCAATGAAGGCCATTTTAGAGGAAGGCATAAGTCTTTTCAGGCTTCATACCAACAGATATGGAAG GTACAAAACAGAACCTTCTAAAGGTTCATATGCAAAAGAATGGGCACAGTGGGAGAAGCGCCTGCGAGAGGTTCTATTTGGCAATGCTGATTATCTCAATTCCATTCAG ATTCCATTTGATATTGCTGTCAAGCAAGTTATAGAGCAGCTGAAAGATGTTGTGAAAGGAGAACACAAAACACCAGAAACTGAGAAGAGAAAATTTGGGAACATTGTTTTTGCCGCCGTAACCATGCCTGTGAAAGAAATCAATTGCCTCTTGAATGAG ATCGCTGAAAAGGAGCCTAAAGTCAAGGATTTTCTCGGAGACAAGGATCTCGAGAACAACCTCAGAAAAGCCCATGTGACACTCGCTCACAAGCGAAGCCATGGTGTTACTGCTGTTGCAAGTTATGGCATCTTCGAGAAACAGAACATCCCTGTTGATGTCACCGCACTGTTATTTTCTGATAAATCAGCTGCACTGGAAGTCCAACTTGGCTCTGTTAATGGTGAAAATATCAGTTCAAAAAATGAATGGCCCCATGTCACGCTTTGGACTGCGGCAGGGGTGCCGCCGAAAGAAGCCAATGCATTGCCGCAATTGCTCATCGAAGGGAAGGCTTCGCGTGTTGAAATTGAACCACCTTTTACTATTGCTGGAGTGATGGATTTCTACTGA
- the LOC120256009 gene encoding tRNA ligase 1 isoform X3, whose protein sequence is MSGCFLHVRKILVEAWLFLLHQVLLNSKLHTYLRLTEHLPHPLPFLPNLLRKSATSFFAAYDALCEEGTATPVCKALDEVADISVPGSKDHIKVQGEILEGLVARIVSRDSSNHMEEVLREFPPPLMDGIVHDLGPSLREICAVNRSDEKQQIQALLQHAGTSLCPSFCDWFGNGAVGIHFRNADRSVLSKFLQAHPADFSTTKLQEMIRLMRQRHFGVAFKCYCNFNKIDSLSSDDLHFKMVIHVHNDSVFRRYQQEMRRNRGLWPLYRGFFVDIDMFKLNKEKAAELVKDGNMLLKNINGSDVSSSVSDGLADEDANLMVKLKFLTYKLRTFLIRNGLSILFKDGPSAYKTYYLRQMKNWGTSTIKQKELSKMLDEWAVYIRRKCGNRPLSSSTYLSEAEPFLEQYAKRSPQNQALIGSAGSLVSTENFLAIIDGGRDEEGDLHLDEEVTPLQPSPSTIDTVPKDEGLIVFFPGIPGCAKSALCKEILNTPGVLGDDRPIQSLMGDLIKGRYWQKVIDERKKKPSVITLADKNAPNEEVWKLIEDMCRSTKASAIPVVPDSEGTDSNPFSLDALAVFIFRVLQRANHPGNLDKASPNAGYVLLMFYHLYEGKNRKEFETELFERFGALVKMPLLKPDRNSLPEPMKAILEEGISLFRLHTNRYGRYKTEPSKGSYAKEWAQWEKRLREVLFGNADYLNSIQIPFDIAVKQVIEQLKDVVKGEHKTPETEKRKFGNIVFAAVTMPVKEINCLLNEIAEKEPKVKDFLGDKDLENNLRKAHVTLAHKRSHGVTAVASYGIFEKQNIPVDVTALLFSDKSAALEVQLGSVNGENISSKNEWPHVTLWTAAGVPPKEANALPQLLIEGKASRVEIEPPFTIAGVMDFY, encoded by the exons ATGTCTGGCTGTTTTCTACACG TTAGAAAGATTTTAGTTGAAGCTTGGCTATTCCTACTTCATCAAGTTCTTCTGAATTCAAAGCTCCATACAT ACTTAAGGCTCACAGAACATTTGCCACACCCCCTCCCCTTTCTTCCTAACTTGTTAAG GAAATCAGCCACTTCTTTTTTTGCTGCTTATGATGCATTATGTGAAGAAGGGACTGCAACACCTGTTTGTAAAGCTCTTGATGAAGTTGCTGATATATCTGTTCCAG GATCAAAAGACCACATAAAGGTGCAAGGTGAAATATTAGAGGGTCTAGTCGCTCGTATTGTTAGCCGTGATAGCTCCAACCATATGGAGGAAGTTCTGAGAGAGTTTCCTCCTCCTCTGATGGATGGAA TTGTTCATGATCTGGGACCTAGTCTGCGTGAAATATGTGCTGTTAATAGGTCAGATGAGAAACAG CAAATCCAAGCGCTTCTTCAGCATGCTGGGACTTCGCTGTGTCCAAGCTTCTGCGACTGGTTTGGAAATGGGGCAGTTGGGATCCATTTCAGAAATGCTGACCGGTCGGTTCTTTCTAAGTTTTTACAAGCTCATCCTGCGGATTTCTCTACCACCAAACTGCAA GAAATGATTCGTTTGATGAGACAAAGGCATTTTGGAGTTGCCTTTAAGTGTTACTGCAACTTCAACAAAATTGATTCTTTGTCAAGTGATGATCTTCATTTTAAGATGGTTATCCATGTTCATAATGATTCTGTTTTTCGACGCTATCAGCAAGAGATGAG GCGGAACAGAGGATTATGGCCATTGTACAGGG GATTCTTTGTCGATATTGATATgttcaaattaaacaaagagaaagctGCTGAACTCGTAAAGGATGGTAACATGCTGCTAAAGAACATCAATGGTTCTGATGTTAGTTCATCAGTTTCTGATGGTCTAGCTGATGAGGATGCAAATCTGATGGTCAAGCTGAAGTTTTTAACATACAAG TTGCGGACATTTTTGATTCGCAATGGTTTGTCTATACTTTTTAAGGATGGCCCATCAGCTTATAAAACTTACTACTTGAG gCAAATGAAGAATTGGGGTACATCAACTATCAAGCAGAAGGAGCTGAGCAAAATGCTGGATGAGTG GGCTGTTTATATCCGAAGAAAATGTGGAAACAGACCCTTGTCATCATCCACATACCTTAGTGAAGCGGAGCCTTTCCTTGAGCAGTATGCTAAACGCAGTCCACAAAATCAAGCATTGATAGGATCTGCTGGTAGCTTGGTGAGCACTGAAAATTTCTTGGCTATAATTGATGGAGGCAGGGATGAAGAGGGTGATCTCCATCTTGATGAAGAGGTTACACCCTTACAACCATCACCATCAACTATTGACACTGTTCCAAAAGATGAGGGActcattgttttttttccag GCATCCCTGGTTGTGCAAAGTCTGCTTTGTGCAAAGAAATTCTAAATACTCCAGGTGTCCTTGGAGATGACCGCCCAATTCAAAGTCTTATGGGTGATTTGATAAAAG GACGATATTGGCAAAAGGTTATTGATGAACGTAAGAAAAAACCTTCTGTCATTACTCTTGCTGACAAAAATGCGCCAAATGAGGAAGTTTGGAAACTG ATTGAAGACATGTGCAGAAGTACAAAAGCCTCTGCGATTCCTGTTGTTCCTGATTCAGAag GAACTGATTCGAATCCATTTTCTTTGGATGCTCTGGCTGTTTTTATCTTTCGTGTTCTTCAGCGGGCCAATCATCCG GGAAATTTGGATAAGGCATCACCAAATGCTGGATATGTGCTGTTAATGTTTTATCACCTTTATGAGGGCAAG AACCGAAAAGAATTTGAGACTGAACTATTTGAGCGTTTTGGTGCACTGGTCAAGATGCCCTTACTGAAACCAGACAG GAATTCTCTTCCTGAGCCAATGAAGGCCATTTTAGAGGAAGGCATAAGTCTTTTCAGGCTTCATACCAACAGATATGGAAG GTACAAAACAGAACCTTCTAAAGGTTCATATGCAAAAGAATGGGCACAGTGGGAGAAGCGCCTGCGAGAGGTTCTATTTGGCAATGCTGATTATCTCAATTCCATTCAG ATTCCATTTGATATTGCTGTCAAGCAAGTTATAGAGCAGCTGAAAGATGTTGTGAAAGGAGAACACAAAACACCAGAAACTGAGAAGAGAAAATTTGGGAACATTGTTTTTGCCGCCGTAACCATGCCTGTGAAAGAAATCAATTGCCTCTTGAATGAG ATCGCTGAAAAGGAGCCTAAAGTCAAGGATTTTCTCGGAGACAAGGATCTCGAGAACAACCTCAGAAAAGCCCATGTGACACTCGCTCACAAGCGAAGCCATGGTGTTACTGCTGTTGCAAGTTATGGCATCTTCGAGAAACAGAACATCCCTGTTGATGTCACCGCACTGTTATTTTCTGATAAATCAGCTGCACTGGAAGTCCAACTTGGCTCTGTTAATGGTGAAAATATCAGTTCAAAAAATGAATGGCCCCATGTCACGCTTTGGACTGCGGCAGGGGTGCCGCCGAAAGAAGCCAATGCATTGCCGCAATTGCTCATCGAAGGGAAGGCTTCGCGTGTTGAAATTGAACCACCTTTTACTATTGCTGGAGTGATGGATTTCTACTGA